Genomic segment of Malania oleifera isolate guangnan ecotype guangnan chromosome 7, ASM2987363v1, whole genome shotgun sequence:
caaaaccccaactttgatgtgacatgACTAGGACTCTAAATATCggaatggactagcatgaaaggactaaccacccaTTTGTCTACTCGGGAAGCAAAGGGAGCACGatgatgcttgcccaattgacaagactcacgcTCAAGATTAGGCATagaactcaatgtaggaactagctgtttcaacttgtacaaggacggatgaccaaggcgacaatggatttgaagtggtgtagctgcgACTGTATAGGCAATGGATGGAGAaggcgactcaaagtagtaaattCCACGAGCTTGATGTCATGTGCTAATTGTTTTTCTCGTCTTCAGGTTCCGAATAATCACATAATCAAGAAATAGTTTGATAGAAAAATTTAGttactttgtaagcttactaactgacatgagattgaaaggagatttaggaatgtataaagaagaagaaagagagataggAATAAGATTTATTGTTCCTATCCTCTTAACTGCAATAGTGGACCTATTAGCAAGGATTATTTGAGGTAGATTTTTGGGATATTGGAGattagaaaagaagttggttgcacctaTTATATGGTCAATAGCAACAAAATTGTTAACCCAAGGACTAGTTGGAAGGATATCGAATGACATATAGACTGTAGGTTTACTTTTCTGGGCAAAGGACACAATGTGATAAGATGTTTGTTGAGATGAttgatactgtagaaaccttgaatactcctcgaTATAGgtggttcactcaaacaagtgactaacgaaggaaccatacttttgggatttgcaaactccatcccaacattctCAAACTCAAACCAATGATCATAAGATTAATTGCTGGAGCAATCagaacaaccacgaacaaggtgacccaccacgaacaagtcacaaataaatcagtacattgctgccacagcaccaagaaactcagacacggccccaagaaagcaacacacaGCACTAGAACAATCGGAGAGGTGAACCACTGAAACTACCACAGACAAATCACCAGCAAACCTATATAACattgccacagcctcacaaaaaacagcttatgagcactgccactgctccaagaaagtcACCAATGACTGTTACACAAAGCAACAACTAACGATTACCACAAGTGCATGgtcacaacaaagattggatctttgagcaaaacacatgcccaacagcttgatattttgatatgtggaaggaattagaacattgaaTCGAAAAACACAGTAAATCCCACTGATTAAGACAAAATAATCTCAATAATCTTTGTAAACAGCTTCACGAAGCATCAAATAACCATTCCTTGGATGCCGCACatgagcaattaaaaaaggtgagatctttgggcaaaaaacatcacgaaaaaactccaataacatgttAATAGAGGGATTGGATCACTGCTCAATGATTTCAGGTCAAAACCATGCCTGAAAGTAGCTTCATGCGCTGGCGCATGTGGTCGGTCCTGGCAGCTTTCGGCCGGCATGTGAGGGCACGTGGGACACTGCCTGGAGATGCGATTtcagttggggggggggggggcacattgacagtgtctgtgggtgactatggtgtttgtttttgcaaaatctatagtaGATTTGACGTTGTTTAACTGGCAGTGTCACCTAGAAAATTCCAACGACTGGTCTGACCGTCtgctgctgctggctgttttctagggtTAACATGCAGCGGGTTTTGAGttttaggctttggttttgatggtggtggtaacaattagggtttaggtttcagaatcatgctctgataccgtGTTGAATAATtcggtaaaatggaagacctaaaacAAATGATAGGTCTcttccctctatttataatatatttccagtgcaattggaatgaccataatacccttactaactcacacttattattaaccaaaatctaacacataataataatgctaaatgagtAAATAGCCATTAACATTTCTAATAGTTGGAAACTTGCAAGTCTTAGTAACTAAAATTGGTGATTTGTTGTTGATATCCTTCTTTTTCTCAAgcacaatattttaaaattccaaatgGTTTTAACCTTGTTTGAAACTTATGAAACTTATAGGTTTTTGCCACTTAGCTGGTTGTACTATTTTAGACTAGCCTCTCATGTATGGATCTTCCTCTTGGTGGGAATCCtaattttcttctattttttggGATCCTGTGGTGGGGAGAGTGGACAGTAGGTTGGAGAGTTGGAAGAGGGCATATTTATCTTTAGGGGGTCATTAGCGTAGTTCTTTCTAATATTCCCATTAACATTTTTAGAGTTCCAGCAAGGGTGGCTACTGCCTTGGAGAGGTTTATGATAGATTTTTTGTGGCTGGATATCGGGGAAGAGAAGACAGACCATTTGTTAGTTAGGAGAGGGTTAGAAGACTTAAGTATGAAGGGGGTTTGGGCCTCGGATTGGTGTCCAAAAGCATCTCTCTAGGTTGAAAATATTCATGGAGGTTCCCTGGTTGATTCCTTATGGCACATGAGTACTAAAAGCAAGTATGGTTTGCATGGGAATGGTTAGGTTACTTGAGGTAGTGGCAATATTTCTCATGCGGGCCCTTGGAAGCTTATTTCTTAGGTTGCTCACTTATTCTATCCCCTTGTTTTCTAGTTGGGAATGGGAATCTTATTTGTTTTTGGGAGGATATTTGGGTTGGTGAGGTTTCGTTGAAATCTTTAGTCCCTCGTCTTTTCAAGCGGTCTTCCATGCATAATGGTCCGACTAATGCTTTTTAGCTTTTTGAGATGGGCTcactttcttgggattttcattttctCATAAATCCTAATGAAAAAGCAGTTGACAGTTTGGCCATTTTGTTGAGTGTGCTGTAGTATTTTGTTCCTTGAATGGGGAGTGATTTGAGGACTTGGATTGGGGATTCTTTATGTTCTCTTTCCACGAAATCCTGCTAAGGTTCCTCTCAAGATTAGGGCTTTTGTGTGGACTTTGGCTCTTAATAGGCCTAATACAATAATACTGGTTATTTGTTGCAGATGAGGTGGCCTTACAAGGCTATTAGGCCGGACATTTGTAGTATGTGTTTGGAGGCGAGTGAAATTAGTGACCACTTGTTTTTCCATTCTCGGGTTGCTATGTAGCTTTGGGCTTATCTGGTGCAGTTTCGAGGAGGCGCTGGTGTTGCCGAACTGTAGATGCTTTCTTGTTGGTGTGGTATAGGGGTTTTGGGATGAATAAGAGAGGAATAATCTAATGGAGATGTACTGTTTTGCCCTTTTTGGGACTTTGTATTGAAAGGAATGGAAGGTTTTTTAGTGGCAAAACAAATCCTGATGTCTTTTATCGGATTATTGTCCTTGCTTTATTTTGGGTCCACTCTTTGGGtttctttaaaataattttgttgTCTGATCTTCCTCGGGATTGGAAAGGGACTCTAATGTAAGTGTTTGTTTTTAGGAGGATGTCTTATCATTCACTCTTTGTAACTTTCTCTCTATTCTATTAGTGCAGTTTTTTTCTATGAAATAAAACTAACCAATTCAGATGATAGGTCAAGGTTCGAATCAGTCTAGAAGAAGTATCAATTGTGTCCAGAATAACCAAAGACAAGTCTAttgaaatataatttataatcATGACACTCAACTATGCAACAATCTGTATAAGCATAACTAAAAGTGGGATGTTTGTCCTGAAGATTTGTTCCTGAACACTTTGGATGTGATCATTGTAACCTGTTGACCACTTTTAACTTGAGGTATTGTTCTTAAGATGGGATAACCAAAGAAATCTCTTAGCTGCTGAAGCTATGTGATAAACCTCAGACAAGGAGATGGGAGTATTTGGATTTTGCCGAGGCATTTGACTATTAGTTTCTTATGTAATCCAATAGAGTGAATAACATTTTATTCTCGTCCAGATCATAGACATGAGAttgttaaatttagaaaaatattctGAAACGCTAGAAGAAAATTGTTTAAACTTTAAATTACTATTGTCGCCAATAAGGAGGGACATATTTCTCTTTCAAAGGAGTAACTAGTGGTTCTCCAAAATAACATGTGTCCCAATCTTCTATCAATATTCCTTGCCAATGTGAAGAGTCTCAATTTAGTGAATTGGATGGGTCATTGATCAGAAAATCCATTCCAATCAAAATAGCTCTATGTGCTGATCAACCTATCTAAGAAAATGTGAGGGTTTGAGGGGCACCTAATTTAAGCCCTCATTTGGAACATCTTAAAATTAAGTACTTTTTAGAAAAGTATTTTATAAGTAAGACAATAAATAGTGTTTGTTTTACACTTAAATAAGTACATATTTCAAGAAATAGGCGTTTGGTTTACACTTAAATAAgtatttatttcaagaagttcTTTTCCAAACTACCTTTTGTTTTAAGAAAGTATTTTCTAAAAAAGTCTTTCTTTGaaaaaattacttataataagtaATCCTAGACTAATTTTAGACCAAAAAAAGTACTTTTCtataagtggttccaaatgatGTCGcttgttgagaattttgaatCTACTTGACAACCTAATCTGTCAAAGTGgcctttttttaaaataaaataaataaacaataaaaatggGCTTGTAAGGATAAGAGTCCAAGAAACATAGTTAAGATTTGATGCAAGAAGCAGGACAATGATTGTCCCCCCTTAGATTGAAGTGTGAGACTGAGGAACACACAGAAGTATGGGGAGGTCCATGTAGCATTGCCAATGTATCCTTAAGTTGTTTTCTTGCAATTCCACTAGGTCTTTCCTTATGTAACATCAATTTATGAAAACTCTGAATTTCTCACAGAAAATCTCAATATCTAGTGGATTTCTTGCTCAATCTTGCTTTCATCTCTAAGTCAGCCTTTTCTGCAATTTCTCACAAACTAAATCAGTTTCTTCCATCAAACAGTGGTTAGTCtttatattaataaatttaaaGGTAATAAGGTTTATGCTGAAAATTGCGTCTAGTTCAGAAGATCTATTAGAAGGTGGTGTGAAAAAGAGTAAAAAAGAGCGAAATTGGGGAGAAATCTGATGATTGTTGCCTTTATACTGCTAAAGGTAAACAAGGTTTAAGCTCGTTAAAAGGCAGCTCATTTGAGTGCTGGAATGAAGAAGATATTCGAAGATTGGAGGGAAATTTTTGGTGAGTCTACGACAAAGTTACTAAGGATGGATTCTAAAGGAAAGTTCAGTATTGTGGGAGTTCCTCAAAGTCAAGAAGAATGTCAGAAGTTCTAATGAGATTAGAAAAGATAAGTAAAAGAGATGGAGGGATTTTTCAGATTCAGAAAGTGATGATAATGGCGATTTTGATTGTGGTGGGGGGTGGTGGTTGGACGAGATTTTTGAACAATATGTGTACATTTATGATTCCTATGATAAAataggggatttatcttatgttcatTCACCCCTGTTGGAAGGTCTGGGGGGAGTtcctatttttgataatgatgggtTGGTGAATAAGTTTCAGTGTAGGGATGGAATTTTGCCCACACCAGTGGAGGAGATTCCGGAGGAggagctagaagctcaaaattttatggataaaatggatttaaagctTAGTGGTATTATAGGAAATGAAGTGCATTTGGATGGTGGTGAAAGTCGAAAGGTGAAGGGTAAAAGggaattagaaaatatgaagagttttggtaaattatgatggaaagggtttgaaaGGTGGGTTTCTGGATTAATCTTGTTTAGTTCTCTCTTGAGatcttgtttttttgtttttgttttctttttatatgGTGGGCTCCTTGCTCCCACTTATTGTAACTTCTCTACTTTCTAATATACTTTTCTTTTGTTATCGAGAAAAAAACAGCGGTCACTGAGTCGATTACTGAAGTACTCCAAAATAAGTAGTTAATGCTGGCAGGATCAATTTCTTTTCAGAattctaaaaatcttactgaacaTCAAGTTGTGAGCAAATTCATTGTCTCAAGAATTCTTCAAAATCTCACcaaaaaaatttccaattttCCTCATACACAGTCAAAATCTTACAGCAACAATCAAGAGCAGTCTAATTCTCTTCACTGGTCAAAACTTGGCTTTGTCCATTGATTATGGCCTGTATGGGTAGGTGTATCGGATGGTGCGTATTTAAATGGGTATTAGGAAATTGGATCAAGTTATAAGTAAAATAAAGGAATTGAGAAGTTGCTAATGTGGCTTTTGGCTGCCTGCAAATGAAAGTTAGGACAATGGAAGGGGCAGTGATATTGGAAGAGCTGCAATGAATGGTGGAAAGGGTTTTGGTAGAGCTGCTAAAGTGGCAAGGCAAGTTGATGAATGGAAGAAGGGTCGATGAGGGCCAGACTCAAACAATGTGAAGGAGAAGTTGGGGCCAGGCGTGGTTGTTGGCTCTGACAGCAAGGAATTTCAGTGAGGGTTCTGATGACCATGAAATTGCTTATTTTcctggtgatggagcttcatagaAGAGCTGCATCTTTTCTTTCCCCATTGATCTGCTTTTTCTCTTCATTTCAGAATTTACagcaataatatttttttatctttttattctATTCTTCTGCTACTCTGGCTGCCCAGCAGCTTCACCTCTGATGAGATCCAATCTGAAATGGTTGGGATGGTGGAAAGGGTGAAATTCCTACCTTTTTTTATCACCCAATCCGAGTAGCTGAGTTTCTCAACAGCAACACAGCAAGCTGCAACAATCTTATACTAACCAAAAAGGGGTCTGTACAATTTGGATGGtcttctattttctattttatttttaaattttatttttgaataatttttctGGTGTTTTGCTTCAAAACCCTTTTTCCCCTTTGAGAAGAAGCTCATTTTCATGTGGTTTTAAGCCTAGCTTGTTCCCCTCATTGGCAGCTTATCTTCCAAGAGTGTCTAGACTTGGTGGTTGTACAAATAAATCTAATTGGAGTCTAGTTATGTTTTTCTAATTGATATGCTTTTTCTTCTCGTCTAGTAAAAAAGCAGCACCAAAAAAATCTGTGCCCTGATTATGGTGCATAAACATAGAGATTGAAATTGGAGGTTTTTTTAACATGTTAGTATAATATAGTCATGCCATGCTATTGAGACCTACAGATCTCATTAAGAAAGTATGGATTTTTCCCCTGAAGATCTCAGATCTGGTGGGTTTGTGTTGAATATGGGAAACAGATATCTAATTTATCCTAGAGATTTTCCCCTAAATATATTAGATCTGTTATATTTGTCTTCAATTTATGAAGTTCTTTCACTTCTAAAACCTGGCGCCATACTTCAGAGAGTAGATCCTTTTAGAGAAGCATGGGTCCACAGCTGAATTCTTAGCTTTAATTTCCATCATTTCATGTCTTGGCATATATGAGAAATAACCACTCTGATATGTTTCCATGTGATTCCATGATGTTCAGTGCGAGAACGGGCATATAGCATGCTCACCATGCTGCAGCAAGCTTTCAAATAGGTGTCCTTCTTGCTGTTGGCCAATTGGCTACAACCGCTGCAGGGCTATTGAGAAGGTTCTTGAATCTGTCCATGTACCCTGCCAACACATGAAATATGGATGCAAAGAAAGACTGAGTTACAGCAGGAAACATGATCATCAAAAAGCATGCAACTATGCGCCATGTTCATGCCCTCTTACAGGCTGCCGTTTCATCAGCTCATCAGAGCAGTTATCACAACATTTCCGTGGTGCACATTCAGATTCTGTTTCTGTGCGGCAATTCTATTACAACTGCCGCTTCCATGTTTGCCTGAATATGAATGATGGATTTCTTGTCCTTCAAGAGCGAGACAAAGGCGAACTATTTATCCTCCATAACCGTATTAAATTGCCTGGGAATGCAGTCGTCGTCAGTTGTATTCGCCCCCAGTCATTCAAGGGAGGGTTCTCATATGATCTTATAGCAAGAAATGGGGACAGTTCTCTCAGATTGCACTCTTTGACAGAGAATACGCCAGGCCTAATTGAAAATCCTTTTTCAAAGGGGTTTCTTCTGGTTCCACATGGTTTTGTGGGTACTTGTCACCTGCTCAAACTGGAACTTTGCATATGGAGGATGCATATTGTGCAGACATGAGAACGGGTAATAGtataaaaattttcataaaattaatatGATGTTGGCCTAATGCATTCCCTTTGAAAACTACTTCGTTAGTAGGGAATAATGTTAAGCACACCTCAGAAGCTGTTCATGGAAGTGCGTCTGTGACCTGGTAAATATGTCTGCTCTGTGGATTATTCTTCCTTCTCCTGCAGAAGCTTTATGCTTGTCACGGGTCGTTGAAGCAGAAtcatccatttgttcaaatatCTTATTCTTTTATGCTGACTGATTGGGCTGCCTCTTTTCCTGCAACTGGCTGAGGTTACTGCTGCTTGCAATAAATCGTCTCTCTTCGTAAGGCATAGGGCCATAGGCCCTCCCTCGAATGTtgattggcccattattagtgaagCTATATATTTGTATTATATGTTCTACCCTTCGAAAAAAGGACAAATTTGTATTGCACTTTCTGTTTGCTTCCAGTACCATTACATTCCTTGTTTTATCCATTTAATCATCTTTTGTTTCTTGAAAAAAAGAATATGCCAAGGGATGTAATACAAAAATTTCAGCTGTATGTCGAGCCTTGTGCCCTTAACCAAGTCCTCTGTTATCTATTCACCAGTTTCCAGTTATGTTGGAGCATGTATAGAGAACATATTATGTCGTGTAGGCACTACacgtacatttttttttttttggtttttacaGTAGTGGTCGATGATGTTCGATGCCCATCAACACAATACATTGTATGTGAAATCATCACCCTTGGAACACTAGCAACTTCAACTTGTGCTTCTGAGGATGATATAACTGATCTTCGGCTAGTTCAAGAAATGATGAATGTATTCAATTTGAAAATGTACTTCGAGATTGAAATGATCGAGAAAAGCTTAGGGTTTTAAACCGTGtccccaataaaaaaaaaatgattccaTGTGTTCAGACTTTATAAGCTTAAATTTTTTGAGTTACTTGAGATTGTGGTCAGCTCAGCCTTGTTGTCAAAACACAGTAAATAAGTGAATGGTATGTTGTAGATTTCAAGCTTTCACTGGAACAAGCAATAAACATCATTAATTTgctttatgtttttattttgaattcttatttttcttgataattgCATGAAAATTTTCTTTCCATATTTCCTTTTCGatatactcaaaaaaaaaaaagcctaaatATTTTTTAGCCTTTATTGTTTGATATTTATCAGGAGCATTTATTATTTACGGTCAAAATCGTTAGATATATTGAAATTATTCTAAGGGGCTTTATTGCACTTAACATCTTAAAAGTGTTTAGATAGAGTGGTTTTTCGACATATTATCATATGCTATGACCAAATATTTAAAGTATATTCCTTATTGtccctattaaaaaaaaaatcaacacaaGTTATGATAGGCTTgtgcatagagagagagagagagagagagagagagagagagagagagagagagaaatttaatgacacctaaatttttttaatatgacACTATATGCTCTAAGTTTATGAAGGCTACAAAGAAAAACtccttgaaattaaatttattgACAAAGTGGACCTTCTGTTAATAAACAGCTAATTAATCATTAagttatagaaaaataaaaataaaccttAATGAAATGATATCTCTCACACTTTTATTCAATTGTAATAGAAAAATGACAAGTTGAAAAAGCTAGTCAGTTGAATATAATGTCTTGAAAATTgaatccaaaaataaatcaaaaacctAATTAATTTTCAAGTTAACTCATCTGATTtgtttgattcaaatttatattaattggttagTTTTACACAGAGGTTGAAGTTGGTTAGTTCCTCCTTCAGAGATCacttaaaaaagataaaaaatatatagtGAACCTTAGATAGTCCAATTCTATAAAAACCTAAGATGAAACATACACTCcttcaaggaaaaaaaaacatcCATGACTAACAAAATTAAACTTTCTAAAATCTCCTTCATGTTAAGAAATTTTTTCCCCTAGCATGAATTACTTGAGGATGACTAAAGATTCTCTTCAACATTTCTTTAAGTATttgtaatatttataaataatctttgccattaattaattattaaataattgattatattttttaagtttgATCAAATCAAACTTAATATTAAGTCTATTTAATAGAATCAAGGACTCTTGTCAAATgtcaagttgaaaaaaaaaaatttagctcTTCTGAAGGACTATTCAGTAATAAATTCAATCTTTCTACGGGCTAAATATAAACGTTGTCAAGATTTTGCAAGGGCTAATGTGAAAATCGTCAAATTTTTGCAGggcaaatatgaaaattttcaaaaaaataaaatataaggaTTTCCTTCCGTTAACTGACGTCTAGAGGGTTTCCTGTTTCGGAGGACAAGTTTGTGAAGGCTAAAagtgaaatttgtcaaaattttgcTGGGGCTAATGTGAAAATTGTTAAAAATTTATAGGGCTAATATGAAAATTctcaggaaaaaggaaaaaagaaggaagatttCCTTCCATGACCATTAACGAGCGTCGAAAGGGTTTCTTGTTTCGACAGTCGCGGGATgcttaaagaagaagaagaagaagaagaagaagaggaagaagacgaCTTCTGCATCAATGTCGGATGACGCTATCTCCACTTCCAGCATCTCCACATAAAATCGCTAAAGCCAGCTTTTTCCCCTTGAAATTCCAAAGGTACCATCCGGCACAGCATTAGTTTCAGGCTTAATAAGCTTATTGGGAGGCTGTCATTCTGA
This window contains:
- the LOC131160317 gene encoding E3 ubiquitin-protein ligase SINA-like 10 produces the protein MARFSVGGDDDAEGPSDSKRQRTSVVNSSDEEAYSEDPSDEDEYRVGPLPGGYEEQGEEEEEEVVEEEDGEEEEEEEEEEENEEQGGEGINELRRRRVVGLGPNCSREVANKGRTARDASISVTLIDPEVLDCPICFDPLSAPVFQCENGHIACSPCCSKLSNRCPSCCWPIGYNRCRAIEKVLESVHVPCQHMKYGCKERLSYSRKHDHQKACNYAPCSCPLTGCRFISSSEQLSQHFRGAHSDSVSVRQFYYNCRFHVCLNMNDGFLVLQERDKGELFILHNRIKLPGNAVVVSCIRPQSFKGGFSYDLIARNGDSSLRLHSLTENTPGLIENPFSKGFLLVPHGFVGTCHLLKLELCIWRMHIVQT